From a single Scomber japonicus isolate fScoJap1 chromosome 12, fScoJap1.pri, whole genome shotgun sequence genomic region:
- the nmnat3 gene encoding nicotinamide/nicotinic acid mononucleotide adenylyltransferase 3, producing the protein MAVHRVPLVLLACGSFNPITNQHMRLFELARDHMHSTGLYQVVGGIVSPVSDGYGKQGLVLAKHRIAMAKLALQSSDWVTVDEWESQQPDWTETVVTMRYHYGRILKEYEQSKGTHNHSNGNSTPLSSPAPQLKLLCGADFLDTFKIPGLWRDDHVEEVAGHFGLICVSRGGLQPELAVHKSDTLSNHRQNIYLVREWVRNETSATEVRRALRRGLSVKYLIPDNVIEYIHQHNLYTEDSERRNKGMVLKPLAKQAQQPVKSLDD; encoded by the exons ATGGCCGTCCACCGGGTTCCACTAGTCTTGTTAGCCTGCGGCTCCTTTAATCCTATCACTAACCAGCACATGAGGCTGTTTGAGCTGGCCAGAGACCACATGCACAGCACAG GCCTTTACCAGGTGGTGGGTGGCATTGTGTCTCCAGTGAGTGACGGCTATGGAAAGCAAGGCCTGGTGCTGGCTAAGCACCGAATTGCTATGGCGAAGCTGGCGCTCCAGAGCTCCGACTGGGTCACAGTTGACGAATGGGAGAGCCAGCAGCCAGACTGGACGGAGACAGTGGTCACCATGAG GTATCATTATGGCCGTATCTTAAAGGAATATGAGCAGAGCAAGGGAACACACAACCACTCCAATGGAAACTCCACTCCTCTCTCAA GCCCCGCTCCACAACTGAAGCTCCTGTGCGGGGCCGATTTCCTTGACACCTTCAAAATCCCAGGCCTGTGGCGGGACGACCACGTGGAGGAGGTGGCTGGGCATTTTGGCCTCATCTGCGTCAGTCGAGGGGGGCTGCAGCCCGAGCTGGCTGTACACAAATCAGACACGCTTTCAAACCACAGACAAAACATTTACCTGGTGAGGGAATGGGTGAGGAATGAGACGAGCGCCACAGAGGTGCGGCGGGCTCTGAGACGGGGGCTGAGTGTCAAATACCTGATCCCAGACAATGTGATTGAATATATTCACCAGCACAACCTCTACACCGAGGACAGCGAAAGGAGAAATAAGGGCATGGTGCTAAAGCCGCTCGCCAAACAGGCACAGCAGCCAGTGAAGAGTCTGgatgactga